From one Chryseobacterium sp. 3008163 genomic stretch:
- a CDS encoding TetR/AcrR family transcriptional regulator yields the protein MKKIEKTDWFEDGMKVLKTEGFQRITIDNLCKSLQVTKGSFYHHFKNTEGYIEALMKYWQNKNTLEFIKYTEEQSDIQTKYFILNDLAGSSSHKIEQVIRAWSFSNETVKEYVKQVDNMRMEYLTDLNIQKGLDPKQAKNSAIVQYGTLIGIQQLLPDISKDEFNELYQVLIKNKTDNE from the coding sequence ATGAAAAAAATAGAAAAAACAGATTGGTTTGAAGATGGAATGAAAGTCCTGAAAACAGAAGGTTTCCAGCGGATTACCATAGACAACCTTTGCAAGTCTTTGCAAGTAACCAAAGGCTCATTCTACCACCATTTTAAAAATACGGAGGGCTACATTGAAGCATTGATGAAATATTGGCAGAATAAAAACACACTTGAATTTATTAAGTATACTGAAGAACAATCTGATATTCAGACAAAATACTTCATACTGAATGATTTGGCTGGCTCCTCATCCCATAAAATTGAGCAGGTGATCCGTGCGTGGAGCTTCTCGAATGAAACTGTCAAAGAATATGTAAAACAGGTTGACAATATGAGAATGGAATATCTTACTGATTTAAATATTCAAAAAGGTCTAGATCCAAAACAAGCTAAAAATTCCGCAATCGTGCAATATGGAACGTTAATAGGAATACAACAATTACTTCCTGATATATCAAAAGATGAGTTTAATGAGTTATATCAAGTTCTTATTAAAAATAAAACAGATAACGAATAA